A genomic region of Staphylococcus roterodami contains the following coding sequences:
- a CDS encoding DUF1146 family protein, which produces MDYIGQYAIIHLVLHVVCICIAYWALQSIRLDQFFKKGYSAQLQVCLIFVAILLGTAVSNFIVDLLQYSTQVKYLIK; this is translated from the coding sequence ATGGATTATATCGGACAATATGCAATTATCCATTTAGTGTTACATGTAGTATGTATTTGCATTGCCTATTGGGCATTGCAATCAATTAGATTAGATCAATTTTTCAAAAAAGGCTATTCAGCACAACTTCAAGTTTGCTTGATATTTGTTGCTATTTTATTAGGTACTGCAGTAAGCAATTTTATTGTAGATTTGTTACAATACTCGACGCAGGTAAAATATTTAATAAAATAA
- the murA gene encoding UDP-N-acetylglucosamine 1-carboxyvinyltransferase, with protein MDKIVIKGGNRLTGEVKVEGAKNAVLPILTASLLASDKPSKLVNVPALSDVETINNVLTTLNADVTYKKDENAVIVDATKTLNEEAPYEYVSKMRASILVMGPLLARLGHAIVALPGGCAIGSRPIEQHIKGFEALGAEIHLENGNIYANAKDGLKGTSIHLDFPSVGATQNIIMAASLAKGKTLIENAAKEPEIVDLANYINEMGGRITGAGTDTITINGVESLHGVEHAIIPDRIEAGTLLIAGAITRGDIFVRGAIKEHMASLVYKLEEMGVELDYQEDGIRVRAEGDLEPVDIKTLPHPGFPTDMQSQMMALLLTANGHKVVTETVFENRFMHVAEFKRMNANINVEGRSAKLEGKSQLQGAQVKATDLRAAAALILAGLVADGKTSVTELKHLDRGYVNLHGKLKQLGADIERIND; from the coding sequence ATGGATAAAATAGTAATCAAGGGTGGAAATAGATTAACAGGTGAGGTTAAAGTCGAAGGTGCAAAAAATGCAGTATTACCAATATTGACTGCATCATTGTTAGCTTCTGACAAACCAAGTAAACTTGTTAATGTTCCAGCCTTAAGTGATGTAGAAACAATTAATAATGTATTAACAACGTTAAATGCAGACGTAACATACAAAAAAGACGAGAATGCTGTTATCGTTGATGCAACAAAAACCTTAAATGAAGAGGCACCATATGAATATGTTAGTAAAATGCGTGCAAGTATTTTAGTAATGGGACCTTTATTAGCTAGATTAGGTCACGCAATCGTTGCATTACCAGGTGGGTGTGCGATTGGGAGTAGACCAATTGAACAACACATTAAAGGTTTTGAAGCATTAGGTGCAGAAATCCATCTTGAAAATGGTAATATTTATGCGAATGCTAAAGATGGATTAAAAGGTACATCAATTCATTTAGATTTTCCAAGTGTAGGAGCAACACAAAACATTATTATGGCGGCATCATTAGCTAAAGGTAAAACTTTAATTGAAAATGCAGCTAAAGAACCTGAAATAGTAGATTTAGCAAATTATATCAACGAAATGGGCGGTAGAATTACTGGTGCTGGAACAGATACTATAACAATTAACGGTGTTGAATCATTACACGGTGTTGAACATGCTATCATTCCAGATAGAATAGAAGCTGGAACACTTCTTATTGCTGGTGCAATTACTCGCGGTGATATCTTTGTGCGTGGTGCAATTAAAGAACATATGGCTAGCTTAGTTTATAAATTAGAAGAAATGGGCGTTGAACTTGATTATCAAGAAGATGGTATTCGAGTGCGTGCAGAAGGCGATTTAGAACCAGTTGACATTAAGACATTACCACACCCAGGATTCCCAACTGATATGCAGTCACAGATGATGGCGTTATTATTAACAGCAAATGGCCATAAAGTGGTTACTGAAACTGTATTTGAAAATAGATTTATGCATGTTGCAGAATTCAAACGAATGAATGCTAATATCAACGTTGAAGGACGTAGCGCTAAACTTGAAGGTAAGAGTCAATTACAAGGTGCACAAGTTAAAGCTACTGATTTAAGAGCGGCAGCAGCATTAATTTTAGCTGGATTAGTGGCTGACGGTAAAACAAGTGTTACAGAATTAAAACACTTAGATAGAGGCTATGTTAACTTACATGGTAAATTGAAGCAATTAGGTGCAGACATTGAACGTATTAACGATTAA